One Oryza glaberrima chromosome 11, OglaRS2, whole genome shotgun sequence genomic region harbors:
- the LOC127754727 gene encoding putative serpin-Z6C, whose translation MQPNMPEEARKEINSWVAAATEKLIDTILPPGSVSTDTGLVVASAIYFNCQWRTPFCKEITEKRAFHRLDGGDVEADFMRSGEDQYIAVHDGFKVLKMPYAARVSARTTAAETPTRYSMYVFLPDERDGLWSLEDRMAAGGEGFLREHTPERRVEVGEFRIPRFKLSFDDGVVGALQRLGVRDVFKPFVADLADVLEAENSGDDPPLFVSDVKHKAVIEVNEEGTEAAAATAVCLTFASAAPSSRRPARVDFVADHPFAFLVVEESSGVVLFAGHVVDPTDE comes from the coding sequence CCGGAGGAAGCGAGGAAGGAGATCAACAGCTGggttgcggcggcgacggagaagcTCATCGACACGATCCTCCCGCCGGGGTCGGTGAGCACGGACACGGGCCTCGTGGTCGCCAGCGCCATCTACTTCAACTGCCAATGGCGGACTCCTTTCTGTAAGGAGATAACCGAGAAGCGGGCGTTCCaccgcctcgacggcggcgacgtcgaggcgGACTTCATGCGCAGCGGCGAGGACCAGTACATCGCCGTGCACGACGGGTTCAAGGTGCTCAAGATGCCGTACGCGGCGCGTGTGAgtgcgaggacgacggcggcggagacgccGACGAGGTACTCCATGTACGTCTTCCTCCCCGACGAGCGCGACGGCCTGTGGAGCCTGGAGGACAggatggcggccggcggcgagggcttcCTCCGCGAGCACACGCCGGAGCGGCGCGTCGAGGTCGGCGAGTTCAGGATCCCCAGGTTCAAGCTCTCCTTCGACGACGGCGTCGTGGGCGCGCTCCAGCGTCTCGGGGTCAGGGACGTGTTCAAGCCGTTCGTGGCGGACCTGGCCGACGTGCTGGAAGCGGAGAACTCCGGCGATGATCCGCCGCTGTTTGTGTCGGACGTCAAGCACAAGGCCGTCATCGAGGTGAACGAGGAGGGCaccgaggcggccgccgccaccgcggttTGTCTTACCTTCGCATCGGCGGCGCCATCgtcacggcggccggcgagggtgGATTTCGTCGCCGACCATCCGTTCGCGTTCTTGGTTGTGGAGGAGTCGTCGGGTGTGGTGCTCTTCGCCGGCCACGTTGTTGACCCGACAGATGAGTAA
- the LOC127755225 gene encoding uncharacterized protein LOC127755225 encodes MCGSRRQRRKVNAGDPSSPSWASLHEDLVSLIGWRVAAGDFRDYIRFRAVCPQWRSATTCPRGRGILDPRFHPRGWMLLPEGRGLHPGHGKLRGHARFFNLSTGAVVRVRLPQFRDHCVLYSADGVLLLQRDHDTAVRLLHPFTGDTAELPPLETLLPRVRCRSEASRWCSLRNICGASISVGVGDGLVRVMMRPIGVWNICFATSGDQQWRVATTWDRINHRSSTLPFHGKLYVLLRPHSVRGEHEVIQIDPPQNSISEPSPKLIAKFKWPTSDESFRLYSYRLVECNSEILVIGTKWDAVYYSVYRLADLMLGRTVHVTSIDGNALFIGMRSLCVSSKAFPTIVPDTIVMPDTKIYLSQYHLSNGTLSQATDGVIAEEKDIPGPYSIMCHIITCCSPPYW; translated from the coding sequence ATGTGCGGCAGTAGGCGCCAGCGGCGGAAGGTTAACGCCGGCGATCCATCCTCGCCGTCGTGGGCGTCTCTGCACGAGGACTTGGTGAGCCTAATCGGATGGCGAGTGGCAGCCGGCGACTTCCGCGACTACATCCGCTTCCGGGCCGTGTGCCCCCAGTGGCGCTCCGCCACCACCtgcccgcgcggccgcggcatCCTCGACCCGCGCTTCCACCCGCGCGGGTGGATGCTGCTGCCCGAGGGCCGCGGCCTCCACCCGGGCCACGGCAAGCTCCGCGGCCACGCCCGCTTCTTCAACCTGtccaccggcgccgtcgtccgcgtcaGGCTGCCCCAGTTCAGGGACCACTGCGTCCTCTACTCCGCCGACGGCGTCCTCCTGCTGCAGAGGGACCACGACACCGccgtccgcctcctccaccccttCACCGGCGACACCGCGGAGCTCCCGCCGCTGGAGACCCTCCTGCCGCGGGTGCGCTGCCGCTCCGAGGCGTCTCGGTGGTGCTCTCTTAGAAACATCTGTGGCGCCAGCATCAGCGTGGGTGTAGGAGATGGACTCGTCAGGGTAATGATGCGGCCGATCGGCGTGTGGAACATATGTTTTGCTACCTCCGGTGATCAGCAATGGAGGGTGGCAACAACCTGGGATCGCATCAACCACCGTTCTTCTACATTGCCATTCCATGGGAAGCTTTATGTGCTGCTGCGACCTCATTCAGTGAGAGGTGAGCATGAGGTCATACAGATCGACCCACCCCAGAACTCTATATCGGAGCCATCACCAAAGTTGattgcaaaatttaaatggCCAACAAGCGATGAAAGCTTTCGATTGTATTCCTACCGTCTGGTAGAATGCAACTCTGAGATTTTGGTGATTGGCACAAAATGGGATGCGGTTTACTACTCAGTTTACAGGCTAGCTGATCTTATGCTGGGAAGGACTGTCCATGTGACATCCATAGATGGCAATGCACTCTTCATTGGTATGAGGTCACTCTGTGTCAGCTCTAAGGCGTTCCCTACCATTGTTCCTGACACCATTGTCATGCCGGACACCAAAATCTATCTTAGTCAATACCACCTCAGTAATGGCACATTATCACAAGCAACAGATGGAGTAATTGCAGAAGAAAAAGATATTCCAGGTCCTTATAGCATCATGTGCCATATCATAACCTGTTGCTCTCCTCCATACTGGTAG